A region of the Polaribacter sp. L3A8 genome:
GGATGTATTTTTTACACCGTAGGTACTGGTATTGGAGTCTGGGGATTGAACAAGAACATTGGATGGGCTTGGGATATTACTAACTTTGTTTGGTGGGTAGGTATTGGTCACGCAGGAACATTAATTTCTGCAGTACTATTATTATTCCGTCAAAAATGGAGAATGGCAATTAACCGTTCTGCAGAAGCAATGACAATTTTTGCTGTTTTTCAGGCAGGATTGTTTCCTATTATTCACATGGGTAGACCATGGAATGGATATTGGGTATTGCCAATGCCAAATCAATTTGGATCATTGTGGGTAAACTTTAACTCGCCATTATTATGGGATGTTTTTGCTATATCAACATATTTATCTGTATCATTAGTTTTCTGGTGGACAGGTTTATTACCAGATTTTGCAATGATTAGAGATAGAGCTGTGAAACCTTTTCAAAAGAAAATATATGCTTTATTATCATTCGGTTGGTCTGGAAGAGCTAAAGATTGGCAACGTTTCGAAGAAGTATCTTTGGTTCTTGCAGGTTTAGCAACTCCACTAGTACTTTCTGTACATACAATTGTATCTATGGATTTTGCTACATCTATTAACCCAGGTTGGCACTCAACTATTTTTCCTCCTTATTTCGTAGCAGGAGCAATCTTTTCTGGATTTGCAATGGTACAAACGTTATTAGGAGTAATGAGAAAGGTTACTAATTTAGAAGATTATATTACACGTATGCACATTGAGTATATGAACATTGTAATTATCTTAACAGGTGGTATTGTAGCTGTAGCGTATGCAACAGAATTCTTTATTGCTTGGTATACAGGTTCACCTTATGAAAACTATACCTATTTATCTGTAGGGGCTGCAACTGGTCCTTATGCTTGGGCATTCTGGTCATTATTGATATTCAATATCTTTACACCTCAGTTATTATGGATTAAGAAATTTAGAAGAAGTTTTATAATTACTTTTATTATTTCTATCGCAATTAACATTGGTATGTGGTTTGAGCGTTTCGATATTATTGCAATTGTATTAAGTAAAGGTCATTTACCATCTACATGGTGGCGTTTTGAACCTACGTTTGTAGATGTTGGTATTTTTGTTGGAACAATAGGATTCTTCTTTGTATTATTCTTATTGTATGCAAGAACATTCCCAGTTATCGCACAAGCAGAAGTAAAAACTATTTTAAAATCTTCTGGTGAATTTTACAAGAAGAGAAGAGAACAAGGGATACCTACTAAACCAGCTATTAACGTAGCAAATGCAGCAGGAACATCTGATAAATCTAATAAAGAATAATTATGGAATCATCAAAAGTTATTCACGCATTTTATAATGATGACGAAGTTCTAATGGACGCAGTGAAAGCTGTTAAAGCAGAACATCTTCATATAGAGGAAGTATTTTGTCCTTTTCCAGTACATGGTTTAGACAAAGCAATGGGATTAGCTCCTACAAGATTGGCAATTACTGCATTTTTCTACGGAATTACAGGATTAGCTTTTGCTATCTGGATGACTAATTACATGATGATACAAGATTGGCCACAAGACATTGGTGGAAAGCCTAACTTTTCTTGGTGGACTAACATGCCAGCATTTGTGCCAATTATGTTTGAATTAACAGTGTTTTTTGCAGCCCACTTAATGGTAATTACTTTTTATATGAGAAGTAGAATATGGCCATTTAAAGAAGCAGAAAACCCAGACCCAAGAACTACAGATGATCATTTTTTAATGGAAATACCTGTAAACAATAATGAAGCTAAAATTACCGCTTTATTAGCAAAAACAGGAGCTGTAGAAATTAATGTAGTAGACAAGCACTAATATATAGATAATGAAGAATTTTAAATTAATTATCGCTTTAGTTACTCTTACAAGTATCATTTCTTGTAATGATAAACGTACGCGTCAATTGCAATATATGCCAGATATGTATGTGTCTGTTCCTTATGATGTAAATGGAGCAAATGGTTTAAATGGAGAACCTGTGAACTCTAAACCTGTTGCAGGTACAATACCAAGAGGAGGACATCCTTCTTATGACATTCCTGACACAAATGAAGGGTATGAATTGGCTAAAACGACAAGAACGAATCCGTTAGAAGCAAATGAAGCGAATTTAACGAACGGAAAAGCGATGTATGATATTTACTGCATATCTTGTCATGGAAAAAATGGTGACGGAAATGGAGTTCTATCTCAAAGGGATAAATTTTCTGGTATTCCTAACTATAAAGATAGAGATATTACCGCAGGTAGTATTTACCATGTAATTATGCACGGTAAAAACTTAATGGGGTCACATGCATCTCAAACAACGTATACAGAGCGTTGGCAGATAGTACAATACGTAGAAAAATTACGTTCAGAATTATAATTACAATACGTAGAAAAATTACGAAAAGATATGTATCAATTCTCAGGTAAATTAAAAACATTCTCATTAGCACTAATTATTGTTGGTTTAGTGGGAATTGCTTATGGTTTTTATTCAGCACCTAAAACGGTTGAAGAAGCTAAAGAAATTATTGCTCAACAAGCTAGTCATGGTGATAGTCATGCAACTTCTCATGAAGTAGCTAAAACAGATGAGCATAAAGATGAAAGTCATTCTGCAAAAGAAGGACATCATGAAGTTGTAAAAGATGCTCACGCTACAGCAGACACTCATGGAGAACACCATGATGATGCACATGCAGAACATGTTTTACATCAATTAAAAAATAAACCTTGGTCAGCTTTATACGTATCGTTATTCTTCTTTTTAGGAATTACTTTATTAGTATTAACTTTTTATGCTATTCAAAGAGTTGCTCAAGCAGGTTGGTCTATTGTTCTTTTTAGAGTTATGGAAGCAATAACAGCTAATTTAGTACCAACATCTATTGTAATGGTTTTGGTTGTAATTTCAGCTGTGATGCATTGGAATCATATGTTCCCTTGGATGGGAGAAGGTATTTTCGATCCAACAAGTCCTAACTACGATCCTATAATTGATGGTAAATCTTGGTGGATTAATGTTCCAGGTTGGGCTATTAGAAGTATTATCTATTTAGCTATATGGAATGCGTACAGATGGTTTATCCGTAGAAATTCTATTAAAGAAGATACAGTTGATGACAATAACAAAACATATAAGTTAAGTTATAATGTTTCTGTTGGTTACATTTTCTTATTTATGATTACAGAAACTTTAATGTCTTGGGATTGGATTATGGGTCTTGATCCTCACTGGTTCTCTACATTATTTGCATGGTATGTATTAGCAAGTTTACTTGTAAGTGCATTAACTGTAATTGCTTTTGTAACAATTTATTTACGTTCTAAAGGTGCTTTGCCAGCTGTAAATGATAGTCATATTCATGATTTAGCTAAATATATGTTTGGTTTTTCTGTATTCTGGACTTATTTATGGTTCGCTCAGTTTATGTTAATTTGGTATGCAGATATTCCTGAAGAAACCACTTACTTTGCAATGAGGTTTAATGAATACAATTTACCATTTTTAGCAATGGTTGTTATGAATTTTGTTTTTCCAATATTGTTATTATTAAATAGTGATTTTAAAAGTATTCCTTGGTTTGTGGTTATTGGAGGTATCGTTATCCTTGCCGGACATTATATTGATATCTTTGTAATGGTTATGCCAGCAACTGTTGGTGCTCAATGGTCATTTGGTATTCCAGAAATTAGTTCATTATTGTTCTTTTTAGGAGTCTTTATTTATGCTACTTTTAATGCATTTGCTAAAGCAAATCCTATACCAGTAAAGAATCCTTTCTTAGGTGAAAGTGAACATTATCATTATTATAATATTGAACACAGAGGTGAAGGTTCAGGAGATCATCATTAATAAATAATTTAAATTAAAATAATTAAGACGAGATAAATATGCTAGCTCTATTTTATATTTTTATAGCTGTTGCAATCGGTGTAAGTTTCTGGCAGATTACCAGAATAATGAACTTAAGAAGCGTAATTGCTACTGATAAAGACAATGCTACCCAAGGTAGAAATGCCATATACTTTATGGTGTTTTTATATGCAATGATGATTTATTGTTTAATCTTCATGAATGTTGTGATGTTACCAGAATCTGCTTCTTTTGAAGGAGAACATGATGATAACCTTTTTGATATTACATTTTGGTTAATCGGTATCGTACAATTTTTAATGCAGTTTATACTTTTCTACTTTACTTTTAAATACAAAGGTGAAAAAGGTAAGAAAGCAAAATTTTATTCTGATAGTCATAAATTAGAAGCTATTTGGACGATAACTCCAGCGGTAGTTTTAGTGGTTTTAATCGGTTACGGATTATGGCAATGGAATAATGTTATGGACTTATCTGATTTAGAAGATCCTGTTGTTATAGAAGTGTATTCTCAACAATTTAGATGGGATGCTCGTTATGCAGGAGAAGACAATACACTTGGTTTAGGTAACGTAAATTACATTAAAGGTATTAACACTTTGGGTGTTGATATGACAGATAAAAATTCATTAGACGATAAACAAGTTACTGAATTGTATTTGCCAAAAGGTAGAAAAATTCATTTCAAGTTCCGTTCTCAAGATGTTTTGCATTCTGCATACATGCCTCACTTTAGAGCACAAATGAATTGTGTTCCTGGTATGGTTACTCAATTTGGTTTTACACCAAAGTATACTACCGAAGAAATGAGACAACAACCTGAAGTAATTGAAAAAACGGCAGGTATCAATAAAATTAGAAAGGCAAAAGGAGAAGATCCTTATGTATTTGACTACCTTTTATTGTGTAATAAAATTTGTGGAGCTTCTCACTATAACATGCAAATGAAAATTACTGTTGTAGAGCCAGAAGAATACGACAAATGGATTGCAGAGCAACCAACATTAGCTTCAGTTATTAAATAATTATAATAAAAAATACACTACAAATTAATAAGATTATGTCAGATCATCATCATAAAGAAACATTTGTAACAAAATATATTTTTACTCAAGATCATAAAATGATTTCTAAGCAGTTCCTAGTAACTGGTATGTTTATGGGAATCATTGGTGTATTAATGTCTATGTTATTTCGTATACAAATAGCATGGCCAGAGCAATCGTTTTCTATTGTAGAAGCGTTTTTGGGACACCACCAAACGGATGGAATCATGGATCCAGATATGTACTTAGCATTGGTAACAATACACGGTACAATTATGGTTTTCTTTGTATTAACAGCAGGTTTAAGTGGTACGTTTTCTAACCTATTAATACCATTGCAAATTGGAGCTAGAGATATGGCTTCTGGTTTCTTAAATATGGTTTCATACTGGTTATTCTTTTTATCGAGTGTAATTATGGTGATTTCTTTATTTGTTGAAGCAGGACCAGCATCTGCTGGATGGACAATTTACCCTCCATTAAGTGCATTACCACAAGCAATTCCAGGTTCTGGAATGGGTATGACTTTATGGCTAGTTTCTATTGCTATCTTTATTGCTTCTTCTTTAATTGGATCTTTAAACTATATTGTTACTGTATTCAATTTAAGAACAAAAGGAATGACAATGACAAGAATGCCTTTAACAATTTGGGCTTTCTTTATTACAGCAGTTATTGGTGTAGTTTCTTTCCCTGTTTTATTATCTGCAGCATTATTATTAATTTTTGATAGAAGTTTTGGAACTTCATTTTACTTATCTGATATCTTTATATCTGGAGAAGTTTTACATTATCAAGGAGGATCACCGGTGTTATTTGAACACTTATTTTGGTTCTTAGGTCACCCAGAGGTATATATTGTAATTTTACCTGCAATGGGTATTGTATCAGAAATTTTAGCAATAAATTCTCGTAAACCTATTTTTGGTTACCGTGCAATGATTGGTTCTATTATAGCAATTGCATTTTTATCTACAATTGTTTGGGGACACCATATGTTTATTTCAGGAATGAATCCTTTCTTAGGTTCTGTATTTACATTTACAACATTATTAATTGCAATACCATCTGCAGTAAAATCTTTTAACTGGATTACTACTTTGTGGAAAGGGAACTTACAGTTAAACCCAGCAATGTTATTTTCTATTGGATTAGTTTCTACCTTTATTACAGGTGGTTTAACTGGTATTGTTTTAGGAGATTCTGCCTTAGATATTAATATTCATGATACGTATTTTGTTATTGCGCATTTCCACTTAGTAATGGGTGTTTCTGCTATATTTGGTATGTTTGCTGGTGTGTATCACTGGTTTCCTAAAATGTATGGTAGAATGATGAATAAAACATTAGGTTACTGGCACTTCTGGTTAAGTATTATTTGTGCTTATGGAGTATTCTGGCCAATGCACTTTATCGGTTTAGCTGGTTTACCAAGAAGATATTATACAAATACTAACTTTCCAATGTTTGATGATTTATCTGATATAAACATTGTAATTACATTATTTGCTTTAGTTGGTGGTTTTGCTCAAATATTCTTTATTGCAAACTTCTTTATATCTATTTACAGAGGTAAAGTAGCAACTCAAAATCCTTGGAATGCTAATACATTAGAATGGACTACTCCAGTTGAACATGTACATGGTAACTGGCCAGGTAAATTACCTGAGGTTCATAGATGGGCATATGATTACAGTAAAAGAGTAGATGCTCAAGATGATGATTCTGATTACTTACACGGACAAGATTTTGTTTTACAAACAACACCTTTATTAGACGGAGAAGAGGAATCTTAGACAAAGAATACAACATGAATCATTTATAACAATGATTTAAACATAAAAAAACCAGTGAATTTAATTCACTGGTTTTTATTTTTTATAATAGGTTTGATTAGTATATATAGCTTATTATTAACCATTATTATTTTTGATTAAGAACTATATCTTTTGCTTTGCTTATTGTTGTCTGTTTGCTGTATTATAAAGGATGATTTTTAAATACTTAATATTATAAAGGTACTTTTCCTTGAGTTATATACTCTGGCTTAAATCGGTCTTATTTGTTTATTTAAATGCAGTTTCATCGTCTTTAAAGACTATTGCATTAAAGTTAAAGATGATGACTTAGTTTATAAGTTCATTTATTTTATCATTAGGAATAAAACCTTTTAGAATTAGAAAAATTCCACAAACAAAAAGTATAATTCCCATTATTCTTTTCATTCTATAGATAACCAAAGGAGTCATTTTGTTTTTTAGCTGTTTGGCTAAAAGTATCTTGCCTAAATCTGTTACTGCATAACCAAGAATTACCGTTGCAAAGTACCAAAAAATACTATTAGGATTCATATCTAAAGTAGGACCAATAACTAAAACGGTTCCTAACCAAAATGCCAAAACACCAATATTGATAAAGTTTAAAAAGTACCCTTTAAAAAACAATTTTATATAATTACTCTTAACAGGAACTTCAATAGTTTTAGTATGTTCTAAGGCTTCTTTTTTGTTTTGTTTATCAAAGTATGTAATCAATCCGTAGACGATTAAGACCAAACCACCAACAAAATAAAGTCTAGGATCATCTTTTATTTTCTCTAATAAAGACCTACTTCCGTAATAAGCTATTAATATAAAAGTAATATCACCTAAGACAACTCCAATATCAAATGAAATAGCAGCTCTAGCACCTTTTAAAATACTAATTTGAATTAGCATAAAGAATACAGGTCCTATCATAAAAGCCATAAAAAAACCTATTAAGAATGCATTTTTAAAGTCGTAAATATCCATTGTATAAAATTAAGATTTTTATTTGAGGGATAAAAAAAAGGATGGAGAAACCATCCTTTTTAAATAAAATATATAATATTGTTTAGATTTAATACTTAAACATCATCAAAATCTATCTTTATTTTGGAAGTTGTAGGATATGCTTGGCAAGCTAAAACCAATCCTTCTTCAATTTCACTATCCGTTAAAATTGAGTTCTTAACCATTATGGCTTTTCCTTCTGTAACTTTACACATACAAGAACTACAAACGCCACCTTGGCAAGAATAAGGTGCATCTAAATTGTTACGTAAACTAGCAGATAAAATATTATCAGTCTGTTTCATTATAAATGTAGTTTCCTCGTCATCTAATAAAACAATTACTTCAGAATCCCCTTCTTTAATTTCAGATACTGCTTCCTTATCAATAGAAACCGTAAACAATTCTAAATGAATATTTTCTTTTGCAAAACCACGCTCTAAAAGCGTTGCCGAAACTTCATTTATCATAGACTCTGGTCCGCATAAATAAGCCGAATCAAATGTGGTGCCCTTGTAACTGTTATTTATGTAAAAATTAGTGTGTGCTTTGTCTATTCTACCAAATAAAGAACCTTCTTGTTGTTCTCTACTACAAATGTAGTGTAGGTTAAAACGATCGGAATTTGCTTCCTTTAAAGCATCTAATTCGCTTTTAAAGATTGTATCTTCTGCGGTCTTGTTTCCGTAGATTAAAGTAAAAGTAGACGAAGTTTCGTTCTCTAATACATCTTTTATCATAGAAAGAATTGGTGTAATACCAGAACCAGCTGCAAAAGCAATGTAATTTTTATTAGCTTTAGGTTCTAAAATAAACTTCCCTTCTGGTTCAGAAATCTCTATGAAATTCCCTTCTTTTAATTCAGTGTTAGCATATGTAGAAAAAGTACCATTCTCAACTGCTTTTACAGCTACTTTTAAATAACTATCACTTGGCGATGAACAGATAGAATACGCTCTTCTAACTTCTTTACCGTTAATTGTTTTTTTAAGTGTTAAGTATTGCCCAGAATGAAAAGCAAATTTTGCCTTTAAATTACCGGGTATTTTAAACACAAGAGAAACCGCATCTGCGGTTTCTCTTATCACTTCTTGTATGTTTACTTTGTGAAATGTTGACATTAAAAATGTATATTTTACACCAAATTATTTTCTATTAAATATTCGGCAATTTGTATTGTGTTAGTTGCTGCTCCTTTTCTAAGGTTATCTGCAACAATCCACAAATTTAAGGTATTTTCTTGAGATTCATCCCTTCTAATTCGTCCAACAAATACTTCATCTTTATCATGTGCATTTATTGCCATCGGATAAACGTTGTTAGCCAAATCATCTTCTACAATAACACCAGGAGTTTCACTTAATATTTTTCTAACTTCTGCCAAGTCAAATGCATTTTCAAACTGTACATTTACAGCTTCAGAATGTCCACCAGCGGTAGGTATTCTAACAGCAGTTGCCGTTACAGAAAAAGAATCATCACGTAAAATCTTTTTTGGTTCTTTAACTAATTTCATTTCTTCTTTTGTGTATCCATTTTCTAAGAAAACATCACAATGAGGAATTGCATTTCTACCAATTTTATGCGGATATGCCATTTCTCCATCAATACCAGCCTCTTCATTATCTAGTTGCTGTACCGCTTTAACACCAGAACCAGAAACAGATTGATACGTAGAAATAACTACACGTTTCATTTTATATTTTAAATGTAAAGGAGACAATACTGCAACTAACTGTATTGTAGAACAATTTGGGTTCGCAATAATTTTATCATCCTTAGTTAAAACATCTCCATTAATTTCTGGTACCACTAATTTCTTAGTTGGGTCCATTCTCCAAGCAGAAGAATTATCAATAACTGTTGTACCAACTTCAGCAAATTTAGGTGCCCATTCTACAGAAGTATCTCCACCGGCAGAAAATAAAGCAACATCTGGCTTCATTTTTACGGCATCTGCTAAGGTTACTATGGTATATTCTTTTCCTTTATAGGTTAATTTTTTTCCAGCAGATCTTTCAGATGCTACAGGAATCAATTCCGTTATTGGTAAATTACGTTCTTCTAAAACTTTCAACATTACTGTGCCCACCATTCCAGTTGCACCAACTACAGCTATTTTCATCGCCTAAAAATTTAATTATAAATTGAGTTGCAAATATCTTAAAAATAATAATCATACAAATCACTTAAATCGTTCTAAATCAACTAAAGTTTAAAATTGATTCACAAAAATTTCTAATGTTTAAATTTAAACTTTATTGTCATTGCGAGGTACGAAGCAATCTTATTTTATTCTTTAGAAGCTATTTCCAGCTTTCCGCACTCGCTTTTTTTGTCTAAAAAGCCAAAAAAGAGCTCAAACAAATGCTTCAATCTGGGCTAAACCCGTTTGCTAACTTATTTTAGTATGCTGTAAAAGCTAGTAAATCCCTGATAAAAGTCATAATATCTGTTTCTAAAATTTGTAACTTTGCAATTATAGAAACTGAAACAAATTCAGTTTAAAACGTTAAAC
Encoded here:
- the nrfD gene encoding NrfD/PsrC family molybdoenzyme membrane anchor subunit, whose product is MSHYEAPIREPLVLGDKSYHDITEDIAKPIEGAANKNWYIAFYISLAAMLWGFGCIFYTVGTGIGVWGLNKNIGWAWDITNFVWWVGIGHAGTLISAVLLLFRQKWRMAINRSAEAMTIFAVFQAGLFPIIHMGRPWNGYWVLPMPNQFGSLWVNFNSPLLWDVFAISTYLSVSLVFWWTGLLPDFAMIRDRAVKPFQKKIYALLSFGWSGRAKDWQRFEEVSLVLAGLATPLVLSVHTIVSMDFATSINPGWHSTIFPPYFVAGAIFSGFAMVQTLLGVMRKVTNLEDYITRMHIEYMNIVIILTGGIVAVAYATEFFIAWYTGSPYENYTYLSVGAATGPYAWAFWSLLIFNIFTPQLLWIKKFRRSFIITFIISIAINIGMWFERFDIIAIVLSKGHLPSTWWRFEPTFVDVGIFVGTIGFFFVLFLLYARTFPVIAQAEVKTILKSSGEFYKKRREQGIPTKPAINVANAAGTSDKSNKE
- a CDS encoding DUF3341 domain-containing protein, with the protein product MESSKVIHAFYNDDEVLMDAVKAVKAEHLHIEEVFCPFPVHGLDKAMGLAPTRLAITAFFYGITGLAFAIWMTNYMMIQDWPQDIGGKPNFSWWTNMPAFVPIMFELTVFFAAHLMVITFYMRSRIWPFKEAENPDPRTTDDHFLMEIPVNNNEAKITALLAKTGAVEINVVDKH
- a CDS encoding c-type cytochrome, with the protein product MKNFKLIIALVTLTSIISCNDKRTRQLQYMPDMYVSVPYDVNGANGLNGEPVNSKPVAGTIPRGGHPSYDIPDTNEGYELAKTTRTNPLEANEANLTNGKAMYDIYCISCHGKNGDGNGVLSQRDKFSGIPNYKDRDITAGSIYHVIMHGKNLMGSHASQTTYTERWQIVQYVEKLRSEL
- a CDS encoding quinol:cytochrome C oxidoreductase, with translation MYQFSGKLKTFSLALIIVGLVGIAYGFYSAPKTVEEAKEIIAQQASHGDSHATSHEVAKTDEHKDESHSAKEGHHEVVKDAHATADTHGEHHDDAHAEHVLHQLKNKPWSALYVSLFFFLGITLLVLTFYAIQRVAQAGWSIVLFRVMEAITANLVPTSIVMVLVVISAVMHWNHMFPWMGEGIFDPTSPNYDPIIDGKSWWINVPGWAIRSIIYLAIWNAYRWFIRRNSIKEDTVDDNNKTYKLSYNVSVGYIFLFMITETLMSWDWIMGLDPHWFSTLFAWYVLASLLVSALTVIAFVTIYLRSKGALPAVNDSHIHDLAKYMFGFSVFWTYLWFAQFMLIWYADIPEETTYFAMRFNEYNLPFLAMVVMNFVFPILLLLNSDFKSIPWFVVIGGIVILAGHYIDIFVMVMPATVGAQWSFGIPEISSLLFFLGVFIYATFNAFAKANPIPVKNPFLGESEHYHYYNIEHRGEGSGDHH
- a CDS encoding cytochrome c oxidase subunit II; translation: MLALFYIFIAVAIGVSFWQITRIMNLRSVIATDKDNATQGRNAIYFMVFLYAMMIYCLIFMNVVMLPESASFEGEHDDNLFDITFWLIGIVQFLMQFILFYFTFKYKGEKGKKAKFYSDSHKLEAIWTITPAVVLVVLIGYGLWQWNNVMDLSDLEDPVVIEVYSQQFRWDARYAGEDNTLGLGNVNYIKGINTLGVDMTDKNSLDDKQVTELYLPKGRKIHFKFRSQDVLHSAYMPHFRAQMNCVPGMVTQFGFTPKYTTEEMRQQPEVIEKTAGINKIRKAKGEDPYVFDYLLLCNKICGASHYNMQMKITVVEPEEYDKWIAEQPTLASVIK
- a CDS encoding cytochrome c oxidase subunit I is translated as MSDHHHKETFVTKYIFTQDHKMISKQFLVTGMFMGIIGVLMSMLFRIQIAWPEQSFSIVEAFLGHHQTDGIMDPDMYLALVTIHGTIMVFFVLTAGLSGTFSNLLIPLQIGARDMASGFLNMVSYWLFFLSSVIMVISLFVEAGPASAGWTIYPPLSALPQAIPGSGMGMTLWLVSIAIFIASSLIGSLNYIVTVFNLRTKGMTMTRMPLTIWAFFITAVIGVVSFPVLLSAALLLIFDRSFGTSFYLSDIFISGEVLHYQGGSPVLFEHLFWFLGHPEVYIVILPAMGIVSEILAINSRKPIFGYRAMIGSIIAIAFLSTIVWGHHMFISGMNPFLGSVFTFTTLLIAIPSAVKSFNWITTLWKGNLQLNPAMLFSIGLVSTFITGGLTGIVLGDSALDINIHDTYFVIAHFHLVMGVSAIFGMFAGVYHWFPKMYGRMMNKTLGYWHFWLSIICAYGVFWPMHFIGLAGLPRRYYTNTNFPMFDDLSDINIVITLFALVGGFAQIFFIANFFISIYRGKVATQNPWNANTLEWTTPVEHVHGNWPGKLPEVHRWAYDYSKRVDAQDDDSDYLHGQDFVLQTTPLLDGEEES
- a CDS encoding LysE family translocator, which encodes MDIYDFKNAFLIGFFMAFMIGPVFFMLIQISILKGARAAISFDIGVVLGDITFILIAYYGSRSLLEKIKDDPRLYFVGGLVLIVYGLITYFDKQNKKEALEHTKTIEVPVKSNYIKLFFKGYFLNFINIGVLAFWLGTVLVIGPTLDMNPNSIFWYFATVILGYAVTDLGKILLAKQLKNKMTPLVIYRMKRIMGIILFVCGIFLILKGFIPNDKINELIN
- a CDS encoding ferredoxin--NADP reductase → MSTFHKVNIQEVIRETADAVSLVFKIPGNLKAKFAFHSGQYLTLKKTINGKEVRRAYSICSSPSDSYLKVAVKAVENGTFSTYANTELKEGNFIEISEPEGKFILEPKANKNYIAFAAGSGITPILSMIKDVLENETSSTFTLIYGNKTAEDTIFKSELDALKEANSDRFNLHYICSREQQEGSLFGRIDKAHTNFYINNSYKGTTFDSAYLCGPESMINEVSATLLERGFAKENIHLELFTVSIDKEAVSEIKEGDSEVIVLLDDEETTFIMKQTDNILSASLRNNLDAPYSCQGGVCSSCMCKVTEGKAIMVKNSILTDSEIEEGLVLACQAYPTTSKIKIDFDDV
- a CDS encoding aspartate-semialdehyde dehydrogenase codes for the protein MKIAVVGATGMVGTVMLKVLEERNLPITELIPVASERSAGKKLTYKGKEYTIVTLADAVKMKPDVALFSAGGDTSVEWAPKFAEVGTTVIDNSSAWRMDPTKKLVVPEINGDVLTKDDKIIANPNCSTIQLVAVLSPLHLKYKMKRVVISTYQSVSGSGVKAVQQLDNEEAGIDGEMAYPHKIGRNAIPHCDVFLENGYTKEEMKLVKEPKKILRDDSFSVTATAVRIPTAGGHSEAVNVQFENAFDLAEVRKILSETPGVIVEDDLANNVYPMAINAHDKDEVFVGRIRRDESQENTLNLWIVADNLRKGAATNTIQIAEYLIENNLV